A window of the Brassica napus cultivar Da-Ae chromosome C5, Da-Ae, whole genome shotgun sequence genome harbors these coding sequences:
- the LOC106388243 gene encoding serine/threonine-protein kinase WNK2 encodes MNGEESFVEDCSEFVEVDPSGRYGRYEEVLGKGASKTVYRAFDEYEGIEVAWNQVKLRNFTRNPEQLDKFFREIHLLKTLNHQNIMRFYTSWVDTDNLSINFVTELFTSGTLRQYRLRHRRVNIKAVKQWCKQILKGLLYLHSRSPPIIHRDLKCDNIFINGNQGEVKIGDLGLAAILRKSHAVRCVGTPEFMAPEVYDEEYNELVDVYAFGMCVLEMVTFDYPYSECTHPAQIYKKVTSGKKPEAFYLVKDPEVRAFVEKCLATVTSRLTALELLQDPFLQDDVNGFDLRPIDYYNGYDETGVFLRQPLMDPDQLEPQICEINLFAQDDEEDSDHVDISIKGKRNGNDGIFLRFRISDAEGRIRNIYFPFETAIDTAWSVVEEMVSELDITNQDVAKIAEMIDAEISALVPDWKIDDHNVTESESNVNNNNGGFCGNCASNGYIQETVSSNSELSGEKSHQHHHHQFDDRSCSSVHGRFEEISYQVEGEGQHGDGGDVVVVSGEGGNNNRIHYADIWGLRDSRSDDGEEEHGTSVSLSRRKKVRGEWWSENEIRRELRWLKARHKIQLDHQRLKAPTESDSPPLLYRAISLPVDAVDI; translated from the exons ATGAATGGTGAAGAAAGCTTCGTAGAAGATTGCTCTGAGTTTGTTGAAGTTGATCCTTCAGGAAGATATGGAAGA TACGAGGAAGTACTTGGCAAGGGAGCTTCGAAGACAGT ATACAGAGCCTTTGATGAGTACGAAGGGATAGAAGTGGCATGGAACCAAGTCAAGCTTCGAAATTTCACGAGAAATCCTGAGCAGTTGGACAAATTCTTCAGAGAGATTCATCTGCTCAAGACCTTGAATCATCAGAACATCATGAGATTCTATACTTCATGGGTTGATACTGACAATTTATCAATCAATTTTGTCACTGAACTTTTCACCTCCGGCACTCTTAGACA GTATAGGTTGAGACATAGAAGAGTGAATATTAAAGCGGTGAAGCAATGGTGTAAGCAGATTCTAAAAGGGCTTCTCTATCTCCATAGCCGTTCTCCTCCGATCATCCATAGAGATCTCAAATGCGATAACATCTTCATCAATGGAAACCAAGGTGAAGTCAAGATAGGTGACCTTGGACTCGCTGCTATTCTTCGTAAATCACATGCTGTTCGCTGCGTTG GAACCCCTGAGTTTATGGCACCAGAAGTTTATGATGAGGAGTACAATGAGCTGGTTGATGTATATGCTTTTGGAATGTGCGTGTTAGAGATGGTCACTTTCGATTACCCTTACAGTGAATGCACTCACCCTGCACAAATCTACAAGAAAGTTACTTCG GGGAAGAAGCCTGAAGCTTTCTACTTAGTGAAGGACCCTGAGGTTCGTGCCTTCGTTGAGAAGTGTTTAGCCACCGTGACGTCTAGGCTTACTGCTTTGGAGCTTTTGCAAGACCCTTTCTTACAAGATGATGTTAATGGATTTGATCTGAGACCTATTGATTACTACAACGGTTATGATGAAACTGGTGTGTTCCTTAGACAACCTCTCATGGATCCTGATCAGCTTGAGCCACAGATATGTGAGATCAATCTTTTCGCTCAAGACGATGAAGAAGACTCTGACCATGTCGATATTTCGATTAAAGGGAAGAGAAACGGTAATGATGGGATCTTCTTGAGATTCAGAATCTCTGATGCAGAAG GACGTATAAGGAACATATACTTCCCGTTTGAGACGGCTATAGACACAGCGTGGAGTGTAGTAGAAGAGATGGTGTCTGAACTCGACATAACGAATCAAGACGTTGCGAAAATCGCGGAGATGATCGATGCGGAGATTTCTGCTTTGGTACCTGACTGGAAGATTGATGATCACAACGTTACAGAAAGTGAATCAAACGTGAACAACAACAATGGAGGATTCTGTGGGAACTGTGCTTCTAACGGGTACATACAAGAGACAGTATCATCAAACAGTGAACTCTCGGGAGAAAAATCTCaccaacatcatcatcatcagtttGATGACAGAAGCTGTTCTTCGGTACACGGTAGGTTTGAGGAGATAAGTTACCAAGTGGAAGGAGAAGGACAACACGGAGATGGAGGCgatgttgttgttgtgtctGGAGAAGGTGGTAATAATAACAGGATTCATTATGCGGATATTTGGGGATTGAGAGATTCGCGTTCtgatgatggagaagaagagcaCGGTACGTCGGTGAGTTTGAGTAGGAGGAAGAAGGTGAGAGGTGAGTGGTGGTCGGAGAATGAGATAAGGAGAGAGTTGAGATGGCTAAAGGCAAGACATAAGATACAGCTTGATCATCAAAGGCTAAAGGCACCGACGGAGTCAGATTCACCGCCTCTTCTTTATAGGGCGATCTCGCTTCCCGTCGACGCCGTTGATATATGA